CCCATTACCACTGCTCTCAAAGACGTTCCTATCAGTAAGGGCCATGAAGCTGCCTTGACGAACTTGCAAAAGAACTtaccttttccttctttctACTACCAGCGCGAAATCTGGAGAGTGTACTATGAAGAGTTGAACCAGCATTACGAACAGTTCAAGAACCAATACATCTACGCCTTCACATGGGAAGATCCACGTGAAGATCACAATATCCTCAAGTTCAACAGCAATGACACAGTTTTAGCCATTACTTCTGCGGGTGACAACATCTTATCTTATGCTACCTTACCGGACCCACCAAAGAGAATCCATGCTGTAGACTTAAACCCATGTCAAAACCacttgttggagttgaagttggcagCTTTCAGATCCTTGACACACCAACAGATCTGGCAGATGTTTGGTGAAGGTAAGATCGAAAACTTCACCGACTTGTTGATCGACAAGTTGTCCCCACACATGTCTTCCAATGCCTTCCAGTACTGGATGGACAGAGGACACAAGTGTTTCTCCAAGAACGGACTTTACGACACTGGTTCTAGTAGATGGGCTCTCAGACTCGCCAAGTACACTTTCAAGGCCTTTGGTGTCACTAAAGATATCAAGCAGTTGTGCGAAGCAGCTACTATGGACGAGCAGATGAAGATCTGGGAAGAGAGAGTGAAGAAgtctttgttcaactcaGTAGTGGCTACTTTATTGGTTGGAAACCCACTCTTTTTGTGGAAGGCTCTTGGAGTTCCAGCTAATCAGGCCTCCATGATGGGAGAATCCGTCTTCAAGTATGTTGTCGACACAATAGAGCCtctcttgaagagatccttgatttcaaagGACAATTATTTCTACTACTTGTGCTTGATGAACAAGTACGCCTACAACAACTGTCCCGACTACTTGACTGTCAAGGGCTACAAGAGATTGACGGCCCAGACTACTCCCCAAAGAGAAAACCCATTGGACAACATCAGAATTCATACTGACTTTTTGAACGACGTGTTTGCCAGATTGAGcaagaagtcgttgacTATCGCAATTATTATGGACCACATGGATTGGTTTGATCATGACTCCAAGGATGTCAACGATGAGATTTCCGTTCTTAAGGAAAGTCTTGTCGACGGTGGTAGAGTCTTGTTGAGATCTGCTTCTCAACACCCATGGTACATCAGCACCTTTGAGTCTATGGGCTTTAGTTGTaaggctgctgctgtcaGAATCTCAGGTGAATCTATTGACAGGGTCAACATGTACGCTTCTACTTGGGTATGCACCAAGCTTCCAACCAAGgaagacgaggaagaaATTGGCATTGGCCGTAGAAGAATGAGCAGTTTGAAGATTtaagaagatgaaaatcACAAAAGTCTTACCGAAACCAATTTGCATTGCTTTGTTCCATTTTTTCTATATATACACCATTGACTGGCTTGTAGTATAAATATACCAGAAGTTGTTACATTCTCGTTCTATATTTTATTTATCTATTATTTTCAGTTCTCCACAAATGCTTAGAATACAAAATATGTTAAATACAAAATGTTATAATACAAAATATAGAATTTCAAAGTATGAATAAGAGAATTATTGGATGGGAAATGTGAAAATCTGTGGTCAGACTTTTAGCTGCAAAATCGGGAGAGCTATTGTCGCATTTTGGCATGCAAATTACGCATTTCCGCTGTTGGACCATAGTAAGGAGTACAAAAATTACCACCATGCAGTAAACC
This window of the Scheffersomyces stipitis CBS 6054 chromosome 6, complete sequence genome carries:
- a CDS encoding predicted protein, producing MSETLLDLFPTDISKLQVVTSISIVCGLIFLSAKVNQTVHSLLVFAWACFIKPLIQKKTSGKKKDQQHSLEQFYKNQAHIYDTTREFLLKGRQECLRLAVSHLQKKKELVWIDVGGGTGSNIEYMDQFCSISENFKAVYLVDLSPSLCEVARARFAARNWKNVKVIVADACDFEIDYKTADLITFSYSLSMIPTFNAAIDNAVTKLDKQGIIAAVDFGIQSFDTSMGRINTVGGLVNRNIPWVLRNFWRIWFEADKVFLDSSRRNYLEYKFGTIKSLNTYNKKLGKIPYYIWIGCDKSKSQNILHRLNCLATESPYLAPSTTPITTALKDVPISKGHEAALTNLQKNLPFPSFYYQREIWRVYYEELNQHYEQFKNQYIYAFTWEDPREDHNILKFNSNDTVLAITSAGDNILSYATLPDPPKRIHAVDLNPCQNHLLELKLAAFRSLTHQQIWQMFGEGKIENFTDLLIDKLSPHMSSNAFQYWMDRGHKCFSKNGLYDTGSSRWALRLAKYTFKAFGVTKDIKQLCEAATMDEQMKIWEERVKKSLFNSVVATLLVGNPLFLWKALGVPANQASMMGESVFKYVVDTIEPLLKRSLISKDNYFYYLCLMNKYAYNNCPDYLTVKGYKRLTAQTTPQRENPLDNIRIHTDFLNDVFARLSKKSLTIAIIMDHMDWFDHDSKDVNDEISVLKESLVDGGRVLLRSASQHPWYISTFESMGFSCKAAAVRISGESIDRVNMYASTWVCTKLPTKEDEEEIGIGRRRMSSLKI